One genomic segment of Streptomyces sp. NBC_00239 includes these proteins:
- the uvrC gene encoding excinuclease ABC subunit UvrC — MADPSSYRPKAGQVPDTPGVYKFRDEHRRVIYVGKAKSLRQRLASYFQDVAGLHPRTATMVTTAASVEWTVVSTEVEALQLEYSWIKEFDPRFNVKYRDDKSYPSLAVTLNEEYPRVQVMRGPKKKGVRYFGPYGHAWAIRETVDLMLRVFPVRTCSAGVFKRSAQIGRPCLLGYIGKCSAPCVGRVTPEEHRELAEDFCDFMAGRTGTYLSRLERLMHEAAEEMEYEKAARLRDDIGALRRAMEKNAVVLADATDADIFALAEDELEAAVQIFHVRGGRVRGQRGWITDKVEAVDTAGLVEHALQQLYGEEQGEGVPKEVLVPALPEDAPAVAEWLGGRRGAQVSLRVPQRGDKKDLMETVRRNAQQSLVLHKTKRAADLTTRSRALEEIAEALDLDGAPLRIECFDISHLQGDDVVASMVVFEDGLARKSEYRRFQIKGRVGDTQVWHGEGQDDVRSMHEVVARRFRRYLQEKLRTGEWGAEDGDGEVPQDRDDEGRPRRFAYPPQLVVVDGGQPQVAAAQRALDELGITDVAVCGLAKRLEEVWLPGEDDPVVLPRTSEGLYLLQRVRDEAHRFAIQYQRSKRGKRIKASPLDAVPGLGETRKQALIKHFGSVKRLRQATIDQICEVPGIGRKTAETVAAALARAVPAGPAVNTATGEIIEDETPAPAGSSSERGNRQ, encoded by the coding sequence ATGGCCGACCCCTCCAGCTACCGCCCCAAGGCGGGACAGGTCCCCGATACCCCCGGGGTGTACAAATTCCGCGACGAGCACCGCCGGGTGATCTACGTCGGGAAGGCCAAGAGCCTGCGCCAGCGCCTGGCGAGCTACTTCCAGGACGTCGCCGGACTCCACCCGCGCACCGCCACGATGGTGACCACGGCCGCCTCCGTCGAGTGGACCGTCGTCTCCACCGAGGTCGAGGCCCTCCAGCTCGAATACTCGTGGATCAAGGAGTTCGACCCCCGGTTCAACGTCAAGTACCGGGACGACAAGAGCTATCCCTCCCTCGCCGTCACCCTGAACGAGGAATACCCGCGGGTCCAGGTCATGCGCGGCCCCAAGAAGAAGGGCGTGCGCTACTTCGGCCCGTACGGGCACGCCTGGGCCATCCGCGAGACCGTCGACCTGATGCTCCGCGTCTTCCCCGTGCGGACCTGCTCTGCCGGGGTGTTCAAGCGCTCCGCCCAGATCGGCCGCCCCTGCCTGCTCGGCTACATCGGCAAGTGCTCGGCCCCCTGCGTCGGCCGGGTCACCCCCGAGGAGCACCGCGAACTCGCCGAGGACTTCTGCGACTTCATGGCCGGCCGCACCGGCACCTACCTCTCCCGCCTGGAACGCCTCATGCACGAGGCGGCGGAGGAGATGGAGTACGAGAAGGCGGCCCGGCTGCGCGACGACATAGGGGCGCTGCGCCGCGCCATGGAGAAGAACGCGGTCGTCCTCGCCGACGCCACCGACGCCGACATCTTCGCTCTCGCCGAGGACGAGCTCGAAGCCGCCGTCCAGATCTTCCACGTCCGCGGCGGCCGGGTCCGCGGCCAGCGCGGATGGATCACCGACAAGGTCGAGGCCGTCGACACCGCCGGCCTCGTCGAACACGCCCTCCAGCAGTTGTACGGCGAGGAGCAGGGCGAGGGCGTCCCCAAGGAGGTGCTCGTCCCGGCGCTGCCCGAGGACGCGCCCGCCGTCGCCGAATGGCTCGGCGGCCGCCGCGGGGCGCAGGTCAGCCTCCGGGTCCCGCAGCGCGGTGACAAGAAGGACCTGATGGAGACGGTCCGGCGCAACGCCCAGCAGTCCCTGGTTCTGCACAAGACCAAGCGGGCCGCCGACCTCACCACCCGCTCGCGGGCCCTGGAGGAGATCGCCGAGGCCCTGGACCTGGACGGCGCGCCGCTGCGCATCGAATGTTTCGACATCTCCCACCTGCAGGGCGACGACGTCGTGGCGTCCATGGTCGTCTTCGAGGACGGCCTGGCCCGCAAGAGCGAGTACCGGCGCTTCCAGATCAAGGGTCGGGTCGGGGACACCCAGGTCTGGCACGGCGAGGGGCAGGACGACGTCCGCTCCATGCACGAGGTCGTCGCCCGCCGCTTCCGCCGCTACCTCCAGGAGAAGCTGCGTACGGGGGAGTGGGGCGCGGAGGACGGGGACGGCGAGGTGCCGCAGGACCGGGACGACGAGGGCAGGCCGCGCCGCTTCGCGTACCCGCCGCAGCTCGTCGTCGTCGACGGCGGGCAGCCGCAGGTCGCGGCCGCCCAGCGGGCCCTCGACGAGCTCGGGATCACCGACGTCGCCGTGTGCGGCCTGGCCAAGCGGCTGGAAGAGGTCTGGCTGCCCGGCGAGGACGACCCGGTGGTGCTGCCCCGCACCAGCGAGGGCCTCTACCTGCTCCAGCGGGTGCGCGACGAGGCGCACCGGTTCGCCATCCAGTACCAGCGCAGCAAGCGCGGCAAGCGGATCAAGGCGAGCCCGCTGGACGCGGTGCCGGGACTGGGCGAGACGCGCAAACAAGCCTTGATCAAACACTTCGGTTCGGTGAAAAGACTGAGACAGGCGACAATCGACCAGATCTGCGAGGTCCCCGGCATAGGCCGCAAGACGGCCGAGACCGTGGCCGCGGCCCTCGCCCGGGCGGTCCCCGCCGGCCCTGCCGTCAACACGGCGACAGGAGAGATCATTGAGGATGAGACCCCCGCGCCCGCGGGGAGCTCGTCCGAACGGGGGAACCGGCAATGA
- the rapZ gene encoding RNase adapter RapZ, producing MTEHDATVHDRDGAQVSTGTSVEAAAAAEAAIPELVIISGMSGAGRSTAAKCLEDLGWFVVDNLPPALIPTMVELGARSQGNVARIAVVVDVRGRRFFDNLRESLSDLDSRGVTRRIVFLESSEDALVRRFESVRRPHPLQGDGRIVDGIAAERDLLRELRGDADLVIDTSSLNVHELRAKMDAQFAGDEEPELRATVMSFGYKYGLPVDADLVVDCRFIPNPHWVPELRPFTGLNTEVSDYVFDQPGSKEFLDRYTELLQLIAAGYRREGKRYVTIAVGCTGGKHRSVAMSEKLAARLASEGVETVVVHRDMGRE from the coding sequence ATGACCGAGCACGACGCAACAGTGCACGACCGAGACGGAGCACAGGTGAGTACGGGCACGAGCGTGGAGGCAGCCGCGGCCGCCGAGGCGGCCATCCCCGAGCTGGTGATCATCTCCGGCATGTCCGGAGCCGGCCGCAGTACGGCCGCGAAGTGCCTGGAGGACCTCGGCTGGTTCGTCGTCGACAACCTCCCCCCGGCGCTGATCCCCACCATGGTGGAGCTGGGCGCCCGCTCCCAGGGCAATGTGGCGCGCATCGCCGTCGTCGTCGACGTCCGCGGCCGCCGCTTCTTCGACAACCTCCGCGAGTCCCTCTCCGACCTCGACAGCCGCGGGGTGACCCGGCGGATCGTCTTCCTGGAGTCCTCCGAGGACGCGCTGGTCCGCCGCTTCGAGTCGGTCCGCCGCCCGCACCCCCTCCAGGGCGACGGCCGCATCGTCGACGGCATCGCCGCCGAGCGCGACCTGCTGCGCGAGCTGCGCGGCGACGCCGACCTGGTCATCGACACCTCCAGCCTGAACGTGCACGAGCTGCGCGCCAAGATGGACGCCCAGTTCGCCGGCGACGAGGAGCCCGAGCTGCGGGCCACCGTCATGTCCTTCGGCTACAAGTACGGCCTGCCCGTCGACGCCGACCTCGTCGTCGACTGCCGCTTCATCCCGAACCCGCACTGGGTCCCGGAGCTGCGCCCCTTCACCGGCCTGAACACCGAGGTGTCGGACTACGTCTTCGACCAGCCCGGCTCCAAGGAGTTCCTGGACCGCTACACCGAGCTCCTCCAGCTCATCGCCGCGGGCTACCGGCGCGAGGGCAAGCGGTACGTGACGATCGCGGTCGGCTGCACGGGCGGCAAGCACCGCAGCGTCGCCATGTCCGAGAAGCTCGCCGCCCGCCTTGCCTCCGAGGGAGTCGAGACCGTCGTCGTACACCGGGACATGGGGCGCGAGTGA
- a CDS encoding gluconeogenesis factor YvcK family protein, whose protein sequence is MTGRSLRLRRLRRLTPGRDESAPRAARRRGAQPKVVALGGGMGLSASLAALRRITGDLTAVVTVADDGGSSGRLREELGVLPPGDLRKALAALCGDDDWGQTWARVIQHRFASKGEMHGHAVGNLLIVALWEQLGDHVSALDLVGKLLGAQGRVLPMSAVPLELQALVRGHDPARPDDVDTVRGQATVALTPGEVQSVHVVPHDPPAVPEAVEAVLDADWVVLGPGSWFSSVIPHLLVPQLLDALVETRARRVLSLNLAPQPGETEGFSPQRHLEVLARHAPKLALDVVLADEAAVPDRESLADAAKRFGAAVELAPVAARLGVTSQADGSGGFSAKHDPELLAAAYDRIFRMHGRIGPWR, encoded by the coding sequence GTGACCGGCAGGAGCCTGCGGCTGCGCCGCCTGCGCCGGCTGACCCCGGGGCGCGACGAGTCCGCGCCCCGGGCGGCCCGCAGGCGCGGCGCCCAGCCCAAGGTCGTCGCCCTCGGCGGCGGCATGGGCCTGTCGGCGTCCCTGGCGGCCCTGCGCCGGATCACGGGCGACCTGACGGCAGTGGTCACCGTCGCCGACGACGGCGGCTCCAGCGGCCGGCTCCGCGAGGAGCTCGGCGTCCTGCCCCCCGGCGACCTGCGCAAGGCGCTGGCCGCGCTGTGCGGCGACGACGACTGGGGCCAGACCTGGGCCCGGGTCATCCAGCACCGCTTCGCCAGCAAGGGCGAGATGCACGGGCACGCGGTCGGCAACCTGCTGATCGTGGCCCTGTGGGAGCAGCTCGGCGACCACGTCAGCGCCCTCGACCTGGTCGGGAAGCTGCTGGGCGCGCAGGGCCGGGTGCTGCCGATGTCGGCGGTGCCCCTGGAGCTGCAGGCGCTGGTACGGGGCCACGATCCGGCTCGCCCGGACGACGTGGACACCGTCCGCGGGCAGGCCACGGTGGCGCTCACGCCCGGCGAGGTGCAGTCCGTGCACGTCGTGCCGCACGACCCGCCGGCCGTCCCGGAGGCGGTCGAGGCGGTGCTCGACGCGGACTGGGTGGTGCTCGGCCCGGGCTCCTGGTTCTCCTCGGTGATCCCGCACCTGCTGGTGCCCCAGCTGCTCGATGCGCTGGTCGAGACCCGGGCACGCCGGGTGCTGTCGCTGAACCTCGCTCCCCAGCCCGGGGAAACAGAAGGCTTCTCTCCGCAGCGTCATTTGGAGGTTTTGGCCCGACACGCCCCTAAACTCGCCCTGGACGTGGTGCTGGCCGACGAGGCTGCCGTGCCCGACCGCGAGTCCCTCGCCGATGCCGCCAAGCGGTTCGGCGCCGCGGTCGAGCTGGCGCCGGTTGCGGCCAGGCTTGGGGTTACCTCCCAGGCCGACGGCTCCGGGGGTTTCTCTGCGAAGCACGACCCGGAGCTGCTCGCCGCCGCGTACGACCGTATTTTTCGGATGCATGGAAGGATCGGCCCATGGCGATGA
- the whiA gene encoding DNA-binding protein WhiA yields the protein MAMTAAVKDEISRLPVTRTCCRKAEVSAILRFAGGLHLVSGRIVIEAELDTGIAARRLRKDILEIFGHSSDLVVMAPGGLRRGSRYVVRVVAGGDQLARQTGLVDGRGRPIRGLPPQVVSGATCDAEAAWRGAFLAHGSLTEPGRSSSLEVTCPGPEAALALVGAARRLSIAAKAREVRGVDRVVVRDGDAIGALLTRLGAHESVLAWEERRMRREVRATANRLANFDDANLRRSARAAVAAGARVQRALEILAEEVPEHLAAAGRLRMEHKQASLEELGALADPPLTKDAVAGRIRRLLAMADKRAQDLGIPGTESNLTEEMADNMAG from the coding sequence ATGGCGATGACGGCAGCGGTGAAGGATGAGATCTCCCGGCTCCCCGTCACCCGGACCTGCTGCAGGAAGGCGGAGGTTTCGGCGATCCTTCGGTTTGCGGGCGGTCTGCACCTGGTGAGCGGCCGGATCGTGATCGAGGCGGAACTCGACACGGGGATCGCGGCGCGCCGGCTGCGCAAGGACATCCTGGAGATCTTCGGACACTCCTCGGACCTCGTCGTGATGGCCCCCGGCGGCCTGCGGCGCGGCAGCCGCTACGTGGTCCGCGTCGTCGCGGGCGGCGACCAGCTGGCCCGCCAGACGGGCCTCGTGGACGGCCGCGGCCGCCCGATCCGGGGTCTCCCCCCGCAGGTGGTCTCCGGTGCCACCTGCGATGCCGAGGCGGCCTGGCGCGGCGCGTTCCTGGCGCACGGCTCGCTCACCGAGCCCGGCCGGTCCTCCTCGCTGGAGGTCACCTGCCCGGGTCCCGAGGCCGCACTCGCGCTGGTCGGCGCGGCCCGCCGGCTCTCCATCGCGGCCAAGGCCCGCGAGGTGCGCGGGGTGGACCGGGTGGTGGTCCGCGACGGCGACGCCATCGGCGCCCTGCTGACCCGCCTCGGCGCGCACGAGTCGGTGCTCGCCTGGGAGGAGCGGCGGATGCGGCGCGAGGTCCGCGCCACCGCCAACCGGCTGGCCAACTTCGACGACGCCAACCTGCGCCGCTCGGCGCGGGCGGCCGTGGCCGCCGGGGCCCGCGTACAGCGCGCCCTGGAGATCCTCGCCGAGGAGGTGCCCGAGCACCTCGCGGCGGCCGGCCGGCTCCGCATGGAGCACAAGCAGGCCTCGCTGGAGGAGCTCGGCGCGCTCGCCGACCCGCCGCTGACCAAGGACGCGGTGGCCGGCCGGATCCGGCGGCTGCTCGCGATGGCCGACAAGCGGGCCCAGGACCTGGGCATCCCGGGCACCGAGTCGAACCTGACCGAGGAGATGGCCGACAACATGGCCGGCTGA
- a CDS encoding M14 family metallopeptidase, translating into MRHRARSILAASALVLGSMAAVPVAQAQSGGDSTAPAADEVRVYDADITREQVPLVLAAGQDGHELSERAPAKGTARVELFLTGAQAEALGAQGVKLAERRLPAKAAARARAAGDGVFRPYSGPGGLKEEIVRTAQANPGLAKVVSIGKTVRGQDILALKVTRGARQTKDGSRPSVLYMSNQHAREWITPEMTRRLMHHVLDGYGKDKRITRLVNTTEMWFLLSANPDGYDYTHAPDGDRLWRKNMRDNNGDGEHGTGDGVDLNRNFAYKWAYDDEGSSPSRYNETYRGTGPNSEPETKALDRFERRIGFEYGINYHSAAELILYGVGWQVATPTPDDVIYKALAGTPEKPAVPGYYPQVSSELYTTNGDADGHAANVNGVMMFTPEMTTCQTASESDPNDAWKPEDCASGFNFPDDEKLIQAEYAKNVPFALSVAETASHPDRATSSVGMTAADFTPNRFATSYARGGAQPVSVTARKALRDKKLNYRINGGRTHRADLKPWKGGEIYGGEDNLRFDEYRAKVEGAGRGDTVEVWFTGRNASGRTVASNYFSYTVATRPRADVLVIAEEGAPAQHAKAYVDALRANGRSAVVWDVATQGAPHALGVLSHFRTAVHYTGAQAPGGATQLALRDYLNEGGKLIEAGELAGGRAQVGRALTDDFSQYWLGAYGRANARGATGFTGARALAGAGGPLGDVAGNPLNAPGAYTVTSEALAPAQFPQFKSAQGGTYKGVVNPYAPYAGSYMASATHEDSDWKRLVRTVDLTGVSAADRPQLKVALNWNVEPGYDHAVLEAHTAGAEDWTTLPEASGLTSATVPEECGGGFFVNGQPFLRHYLTVAGGGCTATGTSGAWNSFTGSSNGWQQTGFDLSAYAGKKVEVSLSYITDPSSGGRGVFADDAKLVVAGAERDVEGFETSLGGWTAQGSPAGSPEVPGDWSRTGELFRSFASVTTRDTVLLGFGLEHLTAPADRSVLIGKALHSLRR; encoded by the coding sequence ATGAGGCACCGTGCGAGATCGATCCTCGCCGCCAGCGCACTCGTCCTCGGTTCGATGGCCGCCGTCCCGGTGGCCCAGGCGCAGTCCGGCGGCGACAGCACCGCACCGGCAGCCGACGAGGTACGGGTCTACGACGCCGACATCACCCGCGAGCAGGTCCCGCTCGTCCTCGCGGCGGGCCAGGACGGCCACGAGCTGAGCGAGCGGGCTCCGGCCAAGGGCACCGCCCGGGTCGAGCTGTTCCTCACCGGGGCCCAGGCCGAGGCGCTCGGCGCGCAGGGCGTGAAGCTCGCAGAGCGCCGGCTCCCGGCGAAGGCCGCGGCCCGCGCCCGGGCCGCGGGGGACGGGGTCTTCCGCCCGTACAGCGGCCCCGGCGGTCTCAAGGAGGAGATCGTCCGCACCGCCCAGGCCAACCCGGGCCTGGCCAAGGTCGTCTCCATCGGCAAGACCGTCCGCGGCCAGGACATCCTCGCGCTCAAGGTCACCCGCGGCGCCCGGCAGACCAAGGACGGCTCCCGGCCCTCCGTGCTCTACATGTCCAACCAGCACGCCCGCGAGTGGATCACCCCGGAGATGACCCGGCGGCTGATGCACCACGTCCTGGACGGCTACGGCAAGGACAAGCGGATCACCCGGCTGGTGAACACCACCGAGATGTGGTTCCTGCTCTCCGCCAACCCGGACGGCTACGACTACACGCACGCCCCCGACGGCGACCGGCTGTGGCGCAAGAACATGCGCGACAACAACGGCGACGGCGAGCACGGCACGGGCGACGGCGTCGACCTCAACCGGAACTTCGCCTACAAGTGGGCGTACGACGACGAGGGTTCCTCGCCCAGCCGGTACAACGAGACCTACCGCGGCACCGGCCCCAACTCGGAGCCCGAGACCAAGGCCCTCGACCGGTTCGAGCGCCGCATAGGCTTCGAGTACGGCATCAACTACCACTCGGCCGCCGAGCTGATCCTCTACGGCGTGGGCTGGCAGGTCGCCACCCCCACCCCCGACGACGTGATCTACAAGGCGCTCGCCGGCACCCCGGAGAAGCCGGCCGTCCCCGGCTACTACCCGCAGGTCTCCTCCGAGCTGTACACGACGAACGGCGACGCCGACGGCCACGCGGCCAACGTCAACGGCGTCATGATGTTCACGCCGGAGATGACGACCTGCCAGACGGCCTCCGAGAGCGACCCGAACGACGCGTGGAAGCCCGAGGACTGCGCCTCCGGCTTCAACTTCCCGGACGACGAGAAGCTCATCCAGGCCGAGTACGCCAAGAACGTGCCGTTCGCGCTGTCGGTCGCCGAGACCGCCTCGCACCCGGACCGGGCGACCTCCTCGGTGGGCATGACCGCCGCCGACTTCACGCCGAACCGGTTCGCCACCTCCTACGCCCGCGGCGGCGCCCAGCCGGTGTCCGTCACCGCCCGCAAGGCGCTGCGCGACAAGAAGCTCAACTACCGCATCAACGGCGGGCGCACCCACCGCGCGGACCTCAAGCCCTGGAAGGGCGGCGAGATCTACGGCGGCGAGGACAACCTGCGCTTCGACGAGTACCGCGCCAAGGTCGAAGGCGCCGGCCGCGGCGACACCGTCGAGGTCTGGTTCACCGGCCGCAACGCCTCCGGCCGGACCGTCGCCAGCAACTACTTCTCGTACACCGTCGCCACCCGCCCGCGCGCGGACGTCCTCGTGATCGCCGAGGAGGGCGCCCCGGCGCAGCACGCCAAGGCGTACGTGGACGCCCTGCGGGCCAACGGCCGCTCCGCCGTGGTCTGGGACGTCGCCACCCAGGGCGCGCCGCACGCCCTCGGCGTGCTGTCCCACTTCCGCACCGCCGTCCACTACACCGGCGCCCAGGCGCCCGGCGGCGCCACCCAGCTCGCCCTGCGCGACTACCTCAACGAGGGCGGCAAGCTGATCGAGGCCGGCGAACTCGCCGGCGGCCGCGCCCAGGTCGGCCGCGCGCTGACCGACGACTTCAGCCAGTACTGGCTCGGCGCCTACGGCCGCGCCAACGCCCGCGGCGCCACCGGCTTCACCGGCGCCAGGGCGCTGGCCGGCGCGGGCGGTCCCCTCGGCGACGTCGCCGGGAACCCGCTGAACGCCCCCGGCGCGTACACCGTCACCTCCGAGGCCCTGGCCCCGGCGCAGTTCCCGCAGTTCAAGAGCGCGCAGGGCGGCACGTACAAGGGCGTCGTCAACCCGTACGCCCCGTACGCCGGTTCGTACATGGCCTCGGCCACGCACGAGGACAGCGACTGGAAGCGGCTGGTGCGGACGGTCGACCTGACCGGGGTCTCGGCCGCCGACAGGCCGCAGCTGAAGGTCGCGCTCAACTGGAACGTCGAGCCGGGCTACGACCACGCCGTCCTGGAGGCCCACACCGCGGGCGCCGAGGACTGGACGACCCTGCCCGAGGCCTCCGGCCTCACCTCCGCCACCGTGCCGGAGGAGTGCGGGGGCGGGTTCTTCGTCAACGGCCAGCCGTTCCTGCGCCACTACCTCACCGTCGCCGGTGGCGGCTGCACCGCCACCGGCACCAGCGGCGCCTGGAACAGCTTCACCGGCTCCTCAAACGGCTGGCAGCAGACCGGCTTCGACCTGAGCGCCTACGCGGGCAAGAAGGTCGAGGTGTCCCTCTCCTACATCACCGACCCGAGCTCGGGCGGCCGCGGGGTGTTCGCGGACGACGCCAAGCTCGTCGTCGCGGGCGCGGAGCGGGACGTCGAGGGCTTCGAGACCTCGCTGGGCGGCTGGACCGCCCAGGGCTCGCCGGCCGGAAGCCCCGAGGTTCCGGGCGACTGGTCCCGTACGGGCGAGCTGTTCCGGTCGTTCGCATCGGTCACAACGCGTGACACGGTCCTCCTCGGATTCGGGCTGGAGCACCTCACCGCCCCCGCGGACCGCTCGGTACTCATCGGTAAGGCACTGCACTCCCTCCGCCGCTGA
- the gap gene encoding type I glyceraldehyde-3-phosphate dehydrogenase, with protein sequence MTIRVGINGFGRIGRNYFRALLEQGADIEIVGVNDLTDNATLVHLLKYDTILGRLKAEVSHTEDTITVGGNTFKTFAERDPANLPWGELGADIVIESTGIFTKKADAAKHIAAGAKKVLISAPAKDEDITIVMGVNQDKYDAANHHVISNASCTTNCVAPMAKVLLENFGIVKGMMTTVHAYTNDQRILDFPHSDLRRARAAAENIIPTTTGAAKATALVIPELAGKLDGIAMRVPVPTGSVTDLVIELEREATKDEVNAAFQKAAEGQLKGILDYTEDAIVSSDIVNWPASCTFDSSLTMVQGKSVKVIGWYDNEWGYSNRLVDLTEFVGGQL encoded by the coding sequence GTGACGATCCGCGTAGGCATCAATGGTTTTGGCCGTATTGGCCGCAACTACTTCCGGGCGCTCCTGGAGCAGGGGGCGGACATCGAGATTGTCGGTGTCAATGACCTGACCGACAACGCGACGCTCGTGCACCTGCTCAAGTACGACACCATCCTGGGCCGCCTCAAGGCCGAGGTCAGCCACACCGAGGACACCATCACGGTCGGTGGCAACACCTTCAAGACCTTCGCGGAGCGCGACCCCGCGAACCTGCCGTGGGGCGAGCTGGGCGCCGACATCGTCATCGAGTCGACCGGCATCTTCACGAAGAAGGCCGACGCCGCCAAGCACATCGCGGCCGGCGCGAAGAAGGTCCTCATCTCGGCTCCGGCCAAGGACGAGGACATCACGATCGTGATGGGCGTCAACCAGGACAAGTACGACGCGGCCAACCACCACGTCATCTCCAACGCCTCCTGCACCACCAACTGCGTGGCGCCGATGGCCAAGGTTCTCCTGGAGAACTTCGGCATCGTCAAGGGCATGATGACCACGGTCCACGCGTACACGAACGACCAGCGCATCCTGGACTTCCCGCACTCGGACCTGCGCCGCGCGCGTGCCGCCGCCGAGAACATCATCCCGACCACCACGGGCGCCGCCAAGGCCACCGCGCTGGTCATCCCCGAGCTCGCGGGCAAGCTCGACGGCATCGCGATGCGCGTCCCCGTCCCCACCGGCTCCGTGACCGACCTGGTCATCGAGCTGGAGCGGGAGGCGACCAAGGACGAGGTCAACGCCGCGTTCCAGAAGGCCGCCGAGGGCCAGCTGAAGGGCATCCTCGACTACACCGAGGACGCGATCGTCTCCTCCGACATCGTGAACTGGCCCGCCTCCTGCACCTTCGACTCCTCCCTGACCATGGTCCAGGGCAAGAGCGTCAAGGTCATCGGCTGGTACGACAACGAGTGGGGCTACTCCAACCGTCTCGTCGACCTCACCGAATTCGTCGGCGGCCAGCTCTAG
- a CDS encoding phosphoglycerate kinase, with amino-acid sequence MKTIDELLAEGVAGKRVFVRADLNVPLANGKITDDGRIRAVQPTIAKLAQAGARVVVASHLGRPKGEPDPVFSLAPAAQRLGELLGQDVAFATDTVGASAKETVAALADGQVAVIENLRFNPGETSKDDAERGAFADRLAELADVYVGDGFGAVHRKHASVFDLPARLPHAAGHLIATEVGVLQKLTADVKRPYVVVLGGAKVSDKLAVIDELLGKADRILIGGGMAYTFLKAQGHEVGISLLQEDQIPVVTEYMERAKDTGVELVLPVDVLVSTEFPDLKGKTPAVFETVDADAIPADKEGLDIGPKTRELYASKIADAATVFWNGPVGVFEHPDYAGGTSAVAQALLDSSAFTVVGGGDSAAAVRTLGFDENAFGHISTGGGASLEYLEGKTLPGIAALEN; translated from the coding sequence ATGAAGACGATCGACGAACTTCTCGCCGAAGGCGTCGCGGGCAAGCGCGTGTTCGTCCGCGCGGACCTCAACGTCCCGCTCGCGAACGGCAAGATCACCGACGACGGCCGCATCCGCGCCGTCCAGCCGACCATCGCGAAGCTCGCCCAGGCCGGCGCCCGCGTGGTCGTCGCCTCGCACCTCGGCCGCCCCAAGGGCGAGCCGGACCCGGTCTTCTCGCTCGCCCCGGCCGCCCAGCGCCTGGGCGAACTGCTCGGCCAGGACGTCGCGTTCGCCACCGACACCGTCGGCGCCTCCGCCAAGGAGACCGTCGCGGCGCTCGCCGACGGCCAGGTCGCCGTCATCGAGAACCTGCGCTTCAACCCCGGCGAGACCTCGAAGGACGACGCCGAGCGCGGCGCCTTCGCGGACCGGCTCGCCGAGCTCGCCGACGTGTACGTCGGTGACGGCTTCGGCGCCGTCCACCGCAAGCACGCCTCGGTGTTCGACCTGCCCGCGCGCCTCCCGCACGCGGCCGGCCACCTCATCGCCACCGAGGTCGGCGTCCTCCAGAAGCTCACCGCCGACGTCAAGCGCCCGTACGTGGTCGTGCTCGGCGGCGCCAAGGTCTCCGACAAGCTCGCCGTCATCGACGAGCTGCTCGGCAAGGCCGACCGCATCCTCATCGGCGGCGGCATGGCGTACACCTTCCTCAAGGCGCAGGGCCACGAGGTCGGCATCTCCCTCCTGCAGGAGGACCAGATCCCGGTCGTCACCGAGTACATGGAGCGCGCCAAGGACACCGGCGTCGAGCTGGTGCTCCCCGTCGACGTGCTGGTCTCCACGGAATTCCCCGACCTCAAGGGCAAGACCCCGGCCGTCTTCGAGACCGTCGACGCGGACGCCATCCCCGCCGACAAGGAGGGCCTGGACATCGGCCCGAAGACGCGCGAGCTGTACGCGTCGAAGATCGCCGACGCGGCGACCGTGTTCTGGAACGGTCCCGTGGGCGTCTTCGAGCACCCCGACTACGCGGGCGGCACCTCGGCCGTCGCGCAGGCGCTCCTGGACAGCAGCGCCTTCACCGTGGTGGGCGGCGGCGACTCCGCCGCGGCCGTGCGTACGCTCGGCTTCGACGAGAACGCTTTCGGACACATCTCGACCGGCGGCGGCGCCAGCCTCGAATACCTCGAGGGCAAGACGCTCCCCGGCATCGCGGCACTGGAGAACTGA